The following proteins are encoded in a genomic region of Lachnospiraceae bacterium KM106-2:
- a CDS encoding pyruvate formate-lyase has translation MIAKGFSEPTDRVKRLKDVIVNAFPEVEAERAVLVTEAYKETEGQPNVIRRAKVAEKVFSELPVTIRDDELIVGSLTRHPRSCQIAPEYSFDWVEAEFDTMETRMADPFKIPKDVAKKLHEAFLYWPGKTVSDLASSYMSQETKDCQANGVFTVGNYFYGGVGHVCVDYGKILKKGFLGVIEETVDAMNKMDRMDPGYIKKQQFYNAVIITYTAAIKFAHRYADKAREMAQVETNPARKAELLQIAANCDRVPERGATNFYEACQSFWFIQLMLQIESSGHSISPGRFDQYMYPYLKADQTIKREFAQELIDCIWVKLNDLNKTRDAISDQAFAGYALFQNLGVGGQLEDGRDATNDISYMCMEACAHVKLPAPSFSIRVHENTPDEFLYRSCELARLGLGVPAMYNDEVIIPALTNRGVSLEDARNYCIIGCVEPQCPHKTEGWHDAAFFNIAKVMEITMNNGRVGEKQLGPVTGEMTEWKDIEDFFTAFKKQMEYFVYHLAEADNAVDLAHMERDQLPFLSALVDDCIGRGKTVEEGGAIYNFTGPQAFGVVDAGDSAYAMQKHVFENKEVSIAQLKEALDHNFGYPVNSATSAEKEYDAARKNPSAHSSATGSDDSMMEQKIYETVKRILSNNGSIDLADLQTKLSSECAVTSDCGGDGYEKYTPIKRLLEKTEWYGNDIDSVDYVSARVARIYSSEVERYKNPRGGQFQAGCYPVSANVLFGKDVSALPDGRLAKTPLADGVSPRAGKDITGPTAATNSVAKLDHHYFSNGTLYNQKFLPSALAGDQGLQNFASVIRSYFDHKGMHVQFNVIDRETLLNAQKHPDQYKDLVVRVAGYSAHFVSLAKEVQDNIIERTEHTFGTKSC, from the coding sequence ATGATAGCAAAAGGTTTTAGTGAACCAACTGACAGGGTAAAACGTTTAAAAGATGTGATTGTAAATGCTTTTCCTGAAGTTGAAGCAGAAAGAGCTGTTTTAGTTACTGAGGCTTATAAAGAAACAGAAGGCCAGCCAAATGTAATTCGTAGAGCAAAAGTAGCAGAGAAAGTATTTAGTGAATTACCTGTTACAATCCGTGATGATGAGTTGATCGTCGGTTCTCTTACGAGACACCCTCGTTCCTGTCAGATCGCTCCAGAATATTCTTTTGACTGGGTTGAAGCTGAATTCGATACGATGGAAACCAGAATGGCAGATCCATTTAAGATTCCAAAAGATGTAGCGAAGAAACTTCATGAAGCATTTTTATACTGGCCTGGTAAGACCGTTAGTGATCTTGCTTCATCCTATATGTCACAAGAGACAAAGGATTGTCAGGCAAATGGAGTATTTACCGTAGGTAACTATTTCTATGGTGGTGTTGGCCATGTATGCGTTGATTACGGTAAGATCCTTAAGAAAGGTTTCTTAGGAGTTATTGAAGAAACCGTTGATGCAATGAATAAAATGGATCGCATGGATCCTGGTTACATAAAGAAACAACAATTCTATAATGCCGTAATTATTACTTATACTGCAGCAATCAAATTTGCACATCGTTATGCAGATAAAGCAAGAGAAATGGCACAAGTAGAGACAAATCCAGCAAGAAAAGCAGAATTGCTTCAGATCGCTGCAAACTGTGATCGAGTTCCAGAACGTGGAGCAACGAACTTCTATGAAGCTTGTCAATCATTCTGGTTTATCCAATTAATGTTACAGATTGAATCTTCAGGACATTCCATTTCTCCAGGACGTTTTGATCAATATATGTATCCATATCTCAAAGCAGATCAGACGATCAAGAGAGAATTCGCTCAGGAATTAATCGATTGTATCTGGGTCAAATTAAATGATCTTAACAAGACTCGTGATGCCATTTCTGATCAGGCATTTGCCGGATATGCTTTATTCCAGAACCTTGGCGTTGGCGGTCAATTAGAAGATGGACGAGATGCAACAAATGATATCTCCTATATGTGTATGGAAGCTTGCGCTCATGTTAAATTACCAGCACCTTCTTTCTCAATCCGTGTTCATGAGAATACTCCTGATGAGTTCTTATATCGTTCTTGTGAGTTAGCAAGACTCGGCCTTGGCGTTCCTGCTATGTATAACGATGAAGTTATCATTCCAGCCTTAACTAACCGTGGTGTAAGTTTAGAGGATGCTCGTAACTACTGTATCATCGGTTGCGTTGAGCCTCAATGCCCTCATAAGACAGAAGGATGGCATGATGCCGCATTCTTTAACATTGCAAAAGTAATGGAGATTACGATGAACAACGGTCGTGTTGGTGAGAAACAGTTAGGTCCTGTAACTGGTGAGATGACCGAATGGAAAGATATCGAAGATTTCTTTACTGCTTTTAAGAAACAGATGGAATACTTCGTTTACCATTTAGCTGAAGCAGATAACGCTGTTGATCTTGCTCATATGGAAAGAGACCAATTGCCATTCTTATCTGCATTAGTAGATGATTGTATTGGAAGAGGCAAGACCGTAGAGGAAGGTGGAGCAATTTATAACTTTACTGGCCCTCAAGCATTTGGTGTTGTTGATGCCGGCGATTCTGCTTATGCGATGCAAAAACATGTATTTGAAAATAAAGAAGTTTCAATAGCACAGTTAAAAGAAGCTCTTGATCATAACTTTGGTTATCCAGTTAATAGTGCAACTTCTGCTGAAAAAGAATATGATGCAGCAAGAAAGAATCCTTCTGCTCATAGTTCTGCTACAGGATCAGATGATTCCATGATGGAACAGAAGATCTATGAGACGGTTAAGAGGATCTTAAGCAATAATGGTTCGATCGACCTTGCTGATCTACAAACTAAATTGTCAAGTGAATGTGCGGTAACAAGTGATTGTGGCGGCGATGGATATGAGAAATATACTCCAATCAAACGTTTACTTGAGAAGACAGAATGGTACGGAAATGATATTGATTCTGTTGATTACGTTTCTGCAAGAGTTGCTAGAATCTACAGTTCCGAAGTAGAACGTTATAAGAATCCTCGTGGAGGACAATTCCAAGCAGGATGTTACCCTGTATCTGCAAATGTACTGTTTGGTAAAGATGTTTCCGCTCTTCCTGATGGACGTCTTGCTAAGACACCTCTTGCAGATGGTGTTTCTCCTAGAGCTGGTAAAGATATCACAGGTCCTACTGCAGCAACAAACTCTGTTGCAAAATTAGACCATCATTATTTCTCAAATGGTACGTTATACAATCAGAAGTTCCTTCCTTCTGCCTTAGCAGGAGATCAAGGATTACAAAACTTTGCTTCTGTTATTCGAAGTTACTTTGATCACAAAGGTATGCATGTTCAATTTAATGTAATCGATAGAGAGACCTTACTTAATGCTCAGAAACATCCAGATCAATATAAAGACTTAGTTGTCCGTGTTGCTGGTTATAGCGCTCATTTTGTTTCTCTTGCAAAAGAAGTTCAAGATAATATCATTGAAAGAACTGAGCATACATTTGGTACTAAAAGCTGTTAA
- a CDS encoding ethanolamine utilization protein similar to PduU → MMAELTRIIQESVPGKQITMAHIIASPNPLIYKKLGLDPKVDYEKAAIGILTLTPYETSIIAADIAMKRASIDIGFIDRFSGTLIITGRISDVTVAFEAIIAYAKRELGFNVCRITKA, encoded by the coding sequence ATGATGGCAGAATTAACAAGGATCATTCAGGAGTCCGTCCCTGGTAAACAAATTACAATGGCTCATATTATCGCCAGTCCCAATCCTCTCATTTATAAGAAACTAGGATTAGATCCGAAAGTAGATTATGAAAAAGCAGCAATTGGTATTCTTACCTTAACCCCCTATGAAACATCGATCATCGCCGCAGATATCGCTATGAAACGTGCATCGATCGATATTGGATTCATAGATCGATTCAGTGGAACCTTGATCATCACTGGTAGAATTTCTGATGTAACCGTTGCTTTTGAGGCAATCATAGCTTATGCCAAACGAGAACTTGGATTTAACGTATGCCGGATAACAAAAGCATAA
- a CDS encoding propanediol utilization polyhedral body protein PduB, whose amino-acid sequence MDQQLIERVMKQVSDELGIKDTKASASASSTTAPQESDQVGLTEYVGTAIGDTIGLVIASVDPMLLDVMKLGKFRSIGIIGGRTGAGPQIMAVDEAVKATNTEVITVELPRDTKGGAGHGSLIYIGAEDVSDARRAVEIALSVLPKYFGDVYGNDAGHLEFQYTARASYCLEKAMGATLGKAWGMTCAGPAAIGTVLADTAVKAANVEVIGYSSPGNGGTSFSNEVILTFTGDSGAVRQAVRAAIEVGKKLLGALGDEPKSTTTPYI is encoded by the coding sequence ATGGATCAGCAATTAATTGAAAGAGTGATGAAACAAGTATCAGATGAATTAGGTATTAAAGATACCAAAGCATCTGCAAGTGCTTCTTCAACTACAGCACCCCAAGAAAGTGATCAAGTTGGGTTAACAGAATATGTAGGAACTGCTATCGGTGATACGATTGGTTTAGTCATCGCAAGTGTGGACCCAATGTTATTAGATGTTATGAAGCTTGGAAAGTTCCGTTCTATCGGTATTATTGGTGGCAGAACAGGTGCAGGGCCACAGATTATGGCAGTTGATGAGGCTGTAAAAGCAACCAATACGGAAGTAATTACCGTAGAATTACCTAGAGATACCAAAGGTGGTGCTGGACACGGCAGTTTAATTTATATTGGAGCAGAAGACGTATCCGATGCAAGAAGAGCTGTAGAAATTGCATTAAGCGTATTACCAAAATACTTTGGTGATGTATATGGAAATGATGCCGGTCATCTAGAATTTCAGTATACAGCAAGAGCAAGCTATTGTTTGGAAAAAGCAATGGGTGCCACATTAGGAAAAGCATGGGGCATGACTTGTGCAGGACCAGCTGCTATTGGTACTGTGCTTGCAGATACTGCTGTGAAAGCTGCCAATGTAGAAGTGATCGGATATTCGTCACCAGGTAATGGAGGAACCAGCTTTTCTAATGAGGTTATCCTTACCTTTACTGGAGACTCAGGTGCTGTTAGACAAGCAGTCAGAGCAGCAATTGAAGTTGGTAAGAAATTATTAGGCGCTCTTGGTGATGAGCCAAAATCAACAACGACACCATATATCTAA
- a CDS encoding propanediol utilization protein PduV translates to MKKILFVGRTGAGKTTLTQAIRGNKISYVKTQSINHYDVVIDTPGEYCENKKLGRALVLYSYEADVIGLLMSSLEEYSLYSPNIASLATREVIGIVTQIDREGARPDLAKLWLQLCGCKKIFFISSITGEGIQALMDYLQE, encoded by the coding sequence ATGAAGAAAATTCTATTTGTTGGACGGACAGGTGCTGGAAAGACAACATTAACACAAGCGATAAGGGGAAATAAGATATCCTACGTGAAGACGCAATCGATCAATCATTATGATGTAGTGATCGATACGCCTGGCGAGTATTGTGAAAATAAGAAATTAGGGCGAGCACTCGTTTTATACTCTTATGAAGCAGATGTGATCGGTCTATTAATGAGTTCTTTAGAAGAGTATTCTCTTTACAGTCCCAATATTGCCTCTCTTGCAACGAGAGAAGTGATCGGGATCGTAACACAGATCGATCGAGAGGGTGCAAGGCCGGATCTTGCAAAGCTATGGCTTCAGTTATGTGGATGTAAGAAAATCTTTTTTATCAGCTCCATAACTGGAGAAGGTATTCAAGCATTAATGGACTATTTACAAGAATGA
- a CDS encoding pyruvate formate-lyase activating enzyme, with protein sequence MDQINYSLEGLVFDIQRFSIHDGPGVRTIVFLKGCPLSCKWCSNPESQSIKPVVMFNPSECIHCGTCMKVCRQGAIDPSNKGLIDRDRCIGCGECANACPTGALVLKGKRMSVEQVIMELKKDATNYRRSGGGITISGGEPLVQHEFCKEILKAANAQGWHTAIETTACASKEVLEDVIPHVDLALMDIKQMDPDVHKKYTGITNDLILSGTKIVSHLTKTIVRVPVIPGFNNRKEDILSIASYAKELSGVDTLHLLPYHSYGENKYGLLGRDYFMKDTKTLSETEIEGLKEIVESQGLKCIIGG encoded by the coding sequence ATGGATCAGATTAATTATTCATTAGAAGGACTTGTTTTTGATATACAACGTTTTTCAATCCACGATGGGCCTGGGGTTCGAACAATCGTTTTTCTAAAAGGATGTCCCCTTTCCTGCAAATGGTGTAGTAATCCAGAATCACAATCGATCAAGCCGGTAGTCATGTTCAATCCGTCTGAGTGTATTCATTGTGGTACTTGTATGAAAGTTTGCAGACAGGGGGCGATCGATCCATCTAATAAAGGATTGATCGATCGAGATCGATGTATTGGCTGTGGTGAATGTGCCAATGCCTGTCCAACAGGAGCTTTAGTGTTAAAGGGAAAGCGAATGTCAGTTGAACAAGTCATTATGGAGTTAAAAAAAGATGCGACCAATTATCGACGGTCAGGTGGTGGGATCACCATCTCAGGAGGAGAACCTCTAGTGCAGCACGAATTTTGTAAAGAGATCCTAAAAGCTGCAAATGCGCAAGGATGGCATACCGCGATTGAAACTACGGCTTGTGCCTCAAAAGAAGTGTTAGAAGATGTGATTCCCCATGTTGATCTTGCATTAATGGATATCAAGCAAATGGATCCAGACGTCCATAAAAAATATACTGGTATCACAAATGATTTAATTTTAAGTGGTACCAAGATTGTAAGCCATCTTACAAAGACGATTGTAAGAGTACCCGTGATTCCTGGATTTAATAACAGGAAGGAAGATATTTTATCAATTGCATCATATGCGAAAGAGCTTTCTGGTGTCGATACCTTGCATCTATTACCTTACCATTCCTATGGTGAGAACAAATATGGACTGCTTGGTAGAGATTACTTTATGAAGGATACCAAAACCCTATCTGAAACGGAGATAGAAGGACTCAAAGAAATAGTAGAAAGCCAAGGATTAAAATGTATCATTGGCGGTTAA
- a CDS encoding ThiJ/PfpI family protein — protein sequence MIRVLMIAGDFTEDYEVMVPYQALEMLEIKVDVVCPGKKKGDTIQTAIHDFEDYQTYSEKPGHRFTLTASYEYLDLMDYDGLYLTGGRAPEYLRREQRVLDIVNYFFQLNKPVAAICHGIQILTAANVVRGRSLTCYDAVAPEITLAGGIYKKVDATEAVVDGNLVTSPAWPGHSTILRAFIKLLGQGDI from the coding sequence ATGATACGAGTCTTAATGATCGCAGGTGATTTTACAGAAGATTACGAGGTAATGGTTCCTTATCAAGCACTGGAAATGTTAGAGATTAAAGTCGATGTTGTCTGCCCCGGTAAGAAAAAAGGAGATACGATCCAGACAGCGATCCATGATTTTGAAGACTATCAGACTTATTCGGAAAAGCCAGGACATCGCTTTACGTTGACGGCATCTTATGAGTATTTAGATTTAATGGATTACGATGGCCTTTATCTGACAGGAGGAAGAGCGCCAGAATATTTACGGAGAGAACAACGAGTTCTTGATATTGTAAACTACTTCTTTCAGTTAAATAAGCCGGTTGCAGCAATCTGTCATGGGATTCAGATCTTAACCGCAGCGAATGTAGTAAGAGGAAGAAGCTTAACATGTTATGATGCGGTTGCACCAGAAATCACGCTTGCTGGAGGTATTTATAAGAAAGTAGATGCAACCGAAGCAGTCGTAGATGGCAATCTGGTAACTTCGCCCGCCTGGCCAGGACATAGCACCATTTTAAGAGCGTTTATCAAACTTCTTGGTCAAGGTGATATATGA